Proteins encoded in a region of the Moritella marina ATCC 15381 genome:
- a CDS encoding polysaccharide lyase codes for MKKLLLCIFTGTFLTACGGSSSNDDNPQTGPGPIPPPTDPSHIHDVVPNVDYNNAQGIIDSVDFENQQNGEYTSSMFNSDFNNEWGDVTGRANIITMDGSNKLAVTHPKDTYKKGINAGKKLIEHDELYFSYQINFGKDYDFSMGGKLPGLAGLNSQVSGKPDGCSTVGEDEGFSLRSMFREDGRAIGYFYHQDKTKDCGDEIDYQHEGKNFSFKREKTYLIEQYVKMNDANQANGIVTIYVNGFKVLERNDMTFSENGIHAINYQYTQLWHGGNNDKWAVDRDSTAYLDHFTLSTEPLSYSK; via the coding sequence TTGAAAAAGTTATTACTTTGCATATTTACAGGTACATTTTTAACTGCATGTGGTGGTTCTTCATCAAATGATGACAATCCTCAAACGGGTCCGGGTCCAATTCCACCACCAACGGATCCAAGTCACATTCATGACGTTGTACCAAATGTAGATTATAACAACGCGCAAGGTATCATCGATAGTGTCGACTTCGAGAACCAGCAAAATGGTGAATATACGTCATCAATGTTTAATTCAGATTTTAATAATGAATGGGGCGACGTTACTGGAAGAGCAAATATCATTACGATGGATGGTTCAAATAAGTTAGCGGTAACTCATCCAAAAGATACTTACAAAAAAGGGATAAATGCAGGCAAGAAGTTAATCGAACATGACGAATTATATTTTTCATATCAGATTAATTTTGGTAAAGACTATGACTTTTCGATGGGCGGTAAATTACCAGGACTTGCAGGTTTAAATTCACAAGTGAGTGGAAAACCAGATGGTTGTTCAACGGTAGGTGAAGATGAAGGTTTTAGTTTACGCTCAATGTTCCGTGAAGATGGCCGTGCTATTGGTTACTTCTATCATCAGGATAAGACCAAAGATTGCGGTGATGAAATTGATTATCAACATGAAGGGAAAAACTTTTCATTCAAACGTGAGAAAACATATCTTATCGAACAGTATGTGAAAATGAATGACGCTAACCAAGCCAATGGTATTGTGACGATTTATGTAAATGGTTTTAAGGTACTTGAGCGTAATGACATGACATTTTCTGAAAACGGTATACATGCAATTAATTACCAATATACCCAACTATGGCATGGTGGTAACAATGATAAATGGGCTGTAGATCGTGATTCAACAGCTTACTTAGATCACTTTACGCTAAGTACAGAACCTTTAAGTTATTCTAAATAA
- the fabA gene encoding bifunctional 3-hydroxydecanoyl-ACP dehydratase/trans-2-decenoyl-ACP isomerase codes for MSATERNSFDKEDLVKCGNGELFDSDIRLPKDNMLMMDRILNIDATSGEFGKGEIVAELDITPDLWFFDCHFDSDPVMPGCLGLDAMWQLVGFFLGWNGAKGKGRALGVGEVKFTGQVLPTNKKVTYKIVMKRVVLRRLVMGIADAEMLVDGKVIYTAKDLKVGLFQDTSVF; via the coding sequence ATGTCAGCAACAGAACGCAATAGCTTCGATAAAGAAGACTTAGTAAAATGTGGTAACGGTGAATTGTTTGATTCAGACATTCGTCTTCCAAAAGATAATATGTTGATGATGGATCGTATTCTAAATATTGATGCGACAAGCGGTGAATTCGGTAAAGGCGAGATCGTTGCTGAACTAGACATCACTCCTGATTTGTGGTTTTTCGACTGTCACTTCGACAGTGATCCAGTTATGCCTGGTTGCTTAGGCTTAGATGCTATGTGGCAATTAGTTGGCTTCTTCCTAGGTTGGAATGGCGCTAAAGGTAAAGGACGTGCTCTGGGTGTAGGTGAAGTTAAATTCACAGGTCAAGTATTGCCTACTAATAAGAAGGTAACTTATAAGATTGTAATGAAGCGTGTTGTTCTACGTCGCCTAGTAATGGGGATCGCAGACGCTGAAATGCTTGTAGATGGCAAAGTAATTTACACTGCTAAAGATCTTAAAGTTGGTTTATTCCAAGATACCTCAGTATTTTAA
- a CDS encoding PilZ domain-containing protein — MKNKRQFQRVLFSHDASLTCNGHQWETNVIDLSLRGLSCTRPRNVVFDINQLITLSIKLSPEQVIMMEAILIHNEEHVLGMRCTRIDINSISELRRLVQLNLADDALLHRDIEHLTQSLPDY, encoded by the coding sequence ATGAAAAATAAGCGTCAATTTCAGCGTGTTTTATTTAGCCACGATGCTTCATTAACCTGTAATGGGCATCAATGGGAAACAAATGTTATCGATCTATCTCTGCGTGGACTTTCTTGCACGAGACCAAGAAATGTAGTCTTTGATATAAACCAACTCATCACATTGTCCATTAAATTATCGCCAGAACAAGTCATTATGATGGAAGCTATTCTTATCCATAATGAAGAACATGTATTAGGTATGCGTTGTACCCGTATTGATATTAATAGTATTTCTGAATTACGCCGTTTAGTTCAATTAAACTTAGCCGATGATGCGTTATTACATCGAGATATAGAGCATTTGACGCAATCATTACCAGACTATTAA
- a CDS encoding AAA family ATPase, whose product MIALLTEKITADKLVPIFDLGTGHKLEEFDTVTRDQLFPQNNELFALFHETLTAKLLVVTDFDGFNHIESFSNMLQHLPKKRAKSICYVEDVTTTGAAHAFEIWRDKTDQFKQLIEQIIATGECSHEQLSTCLVKDYPRLLPLLGNLNEFNVSQAFKVLGDASSDVNIIDASNLDATTLFGNLDTLYQNNSYVSHVAQLIPGLLHQAHGGYIAIKIDELLNNSALWYQLKSAIKQQSLAWKSSNQAIQTELKPDAAPLDVKIILLGDRLAISQIADGDRELSNLASSFIDFSPEFNVTEQNIAHYIGYIKLLLTDANLLPLSECGLKRLLQLSSRWCEHNNYLSLNESKLNTLLSYCHQIATTNKLRHIDSVTLNTVLRLQHEALNGHIRLSNEGIIEKQIILETSGSKIGQINGLSVLEIDGHPESFGEPIRITATGHLNGDGDISDVERKAELAGNIHAKSMMIIQGFFTHAFAKPLPLPISANLVFEQSYGEIDGDSAALAGTCALLSVLAQKPIAQNLAVTGAIDQFGTVLAVGGINEKLEGFLRICELNGQTDMGVLIPAANIINLNLSDKVVEAVNNQQLAIYPVTHIEQAIELLMDINAGKIDEEGSLYYIIQQLADENEDKLDADEAGFVNKLTQLCARIIGKQG is encoded by the coding sequence GTGATAGCCTTGTTAACTGAGAAAATTACTGCTGATAAACTTGTCCCTATCTTTGATCTTGGTACCGGCCACAAACTTGAAGAGTTTGATACCGTGACGCGTGATCAGTTATTTCCCCAAAATAATGAACTATTTGCGCTATTTCATGAGACTTTAACTGCTAAGTTACTCGTAGTAACTGATTTTGACGGTTTCAATCACATCGAATCGTTCTCAAATATGCTTCAACATCTGCCGAAAAAGCGCGCTAAATCCATTTGTTATGTTGAAGATGTAACAACAACGGGGGCTGCACACGCATTTGAAATATGGCGAGATAAAACTGACCAGTTTAAGCAACTCATTGAACAAATTATTGCTACGGGCGAATGTTCGCACGAACAGCTAAGCACCTGTCTGGTTAAAGATTATCCTCGGTTACTGCCTTTATTAGGTAACTTGAATGAGTTTAACGTCAGCCAAGCATTTAAAGTTTTAGGTGATGCGTCGAGTGATGTGAATATCATTGATGCAAGCAATTTAGACGCGACGACATTATTTGGTAATTTAGATACCTTATACCAGAATAACAGTTATGTTAGTCATGTCGCTCAGTTGATACCTGGGCTGCTACATCAGGCTCATGGTGGCTATATTGCGATTAAAATCGATGAACTACTGAATAACTCAGCTTTGTGGTATCAATTAAAGTCCGCCATCAAGCAACAGTCCCTAGCTTGGAAGTCAAGTAATCAAGCGATACAAACTGAACTAAAACCAGACGCAGCGCCTCTTGACGTTAAAATTATCCTACTGGGTGATAGATTAGCCATCAGCCAAATAGCGGACGGCGACAGAGAGCTATCAAATCTGGCTAGTTCATTTATTGATTTTTCACCTGAGTTTAACGTGACCGAACAAAATATAGCTCACTATATTGGTTATATTAAATTATTGCTCACTGATGCGAATTTACTTCCTCTCTCTGAATGTGGTCTAAAACGACTATTACAGCTAAGTAGTCGTTGGTGTGAGCATAATAATTACCTCAGTCTTAACGAGTCGAAGTTAAACACATTGTTAAGCTATTGCCATCAAATCGCGACGACTAACAAGCTTAGACATATTGATAGTGTGACCTTAAATACAGTGTTAAGGCTGCAACATGAAGCGCTTAATGGTCATATTCGTCTAAGTAATGAAGGTATTATTGAAAAACAAATTATACTTGAAACAAGCGGCAGTAAAATTGGCCAAATTAATGGTTTATCAGTACTTGAAATAGATGGGCACCCAGAAAGTTTTGGTGAGCCTATCCGAATTACTGCGACAGGTCATCTAAATGGTGATGGCGATATCTCAGATGTTGAGCGTAAAGCAGAGTTGGCAGGTAACATTCATGCTAAGTCAATGATGATAATTCAAGGCTTTTTCACCCATGCATTCGCTAAACCCTTACCATTGCCAATTAGTGCCAATTTAGTATTTGAGCAATCATACGGCGAAATTGATGGCGATAGTGCAGCACTAGCAGGAACCTGTGCACTACTCTCAGTGCTAGCGCAAAAGCCAATTGCACAAAACCTGGCGGTAACTGGTGCTATCGATCAATTTGGGACTGTACTGGCCGTTGGCGGCATTAATGAAAAGCTAGAAGGCTTTTTACGGATCTGTGAATTAAATGGTCAAACAGATATGGGCGTTCTGATACCAGCAGCGAATATAATCAACTTAAATTTAAGTGATAAAGTCGTTGAAGCTGTAAATAACCAACAACTTGCTATCTACCCAGTTACGCATATTGAGCAAGCCATTGAGCTATTAATGGATATCAACGCGGGTAAAATAGATGAAGAAGGCAGTCTTTACTACATCATTCAACAACTCGCAGATGAAAATGAAGATAAATTAGATGCTGATGAGGCAGGTTTCGTCAACAAACTTACACAATTATGCGCTAGAATCATCGGTAAACAGGGATGA
- a CDS encoding Lpp/OprI family alanine-zipper lipoprotein, producing MMKKLLVAGVITTAVLLTGCANNKADLTDSVGGLNSEVSELTNQVQSLQSEQDALKSMVQSATDAAQKAQEEAERANMRIDNIAASYSK from the coding sequence ATGATGAAAAAATTACTCGTTGCTGGCGTTATCACGACAGCAGTACTACTTACAGGCTGTGCAAACAACAAGGCCGATCTTACAGATAGTGTTGGTGGTTTGAATTCAGAAGTCAGTGAATTAACAAATCAGGTTCAATCATTACAATCAGAACAAGATGCGTTGAAATCAATGGTGCAATCAGCAACAGATGCGGCTCAAAAAGCCCAAGAAGAAGCCGAACGTGCCAACATGCGTATTGATAATATAGCCGCTTCCTATAGTAAATAG
- a CDS encoding DUF2058 domain-containing protein: MASLQDQLLKAGLGDEKKAKKIRKEKNKTNKAVRKNQQSADTTLQDEIKAKKVAQAQLDAERNKAIQDQIELKSEHGKVKQMIQQLHITDFAGELSFNYVLDKKVKTLAVDQPSYNALTRGQIGLCVLDGKSYVMPGVAIDKIRAVDEAYVLVLNENTATEVEDDDPYADFQIPDDLMW; encoded by the coding sequence ATGGCTTCACTTCAAGATCAGCTTTTAAAAGCCGGCTTAGGCGATGAAAAAAAAGCAAAGAAAATCCGTAAAGAAAAAAATAAAACAAATAAAGCCGTGCGTAAGAATCAGCAAAGCGCAGACACCACTTTGCAAGATGAAATCAAAGCTAAAAAAGTAGCGCAAGCGCAATTAGACGCAGAACGTAATAAAGCCATTCAAGACCAGATAGAACTAAAATCTGAACATGGTAAAGTGAAACAAATGATCCAACAATTGCACATTACTGACTTTGCAGGTGAGCTTTCATTTAACTATGTGCTTGATAAAAAAGTTAAAACACTCGCGGTTGACCAACCGAGTTACAATGCATTAACCAGAGGCCAAATTGGCTTATGCGTACTTGACGGTAAATCTTATGTTATGCCGGGTGTTGCTATCGATAAAATTCGAGCGGTAGATGAAGCCTACGTACTTGTTCTAAATGAAAATACTGCAACAGAAGTTGAAGACGACGACCCGTATGCAGACTTCCAAATCCCAGACGATTTAATGTGGTAA
- a CDS encoding L,D-transpeptidase family protein gives MLTVSQLRRHFRITTLSILFNFYTPSIAAQQYSLPESGSRLIGERVQHEVKVGDYFHALSQQYNIGLIALMASNPTVDPFLPLPGTMLELPTQMLLPNVPRRGIVINLPELRLYYFPKNTSKVHVFPVGIGREGRATPQMDSFIQSKLKNPAWTPTSKTRAEYLQKYKMILPAIVQAGKYNPLGDFALRLAHGHSNYLIHGTNQAFGIGMRISAGCIRMNPVDIEWLYNNVNINEPVKIINKPIKSTLEPDGKRYLEVHSPLSSNMLDDSDSKKDILKILEIDNSVDKMTIDKAILLHHGLPININI, from the coding sequence ATGCTCACAGTTTCTCAATTGAGACGTCATTTCCGTATTACTACACTGTCGATACTATTCAATTTTTATACCCCAAGTATTGCAGCACAACAATATAGTTTACCAGAATCTGGTTCAAGACTGATTGGCGAGCGAGTACAACATGAAGTCAAAGTGGGTGATTATTTCCACGCGCTGTCACAACAATATAATATTGGCCTGATCGCGTTAATGGCCTCTAACCCAACCGTTGATCCATTTCTACCTTTACCTGGCACTATGCTGGAATTACCGACTCAAATGCTACTACCAAACGTCCCCCGACGTGGCATAGTAATTAATTTACCAGAACTGAGGTTGTACTATTTCCCTAAGAACACCAGCAAGGTTCACGTTTTTCCTGTTGGGATTGGACGAGAAGGTCGGGCAACCCCGCAAATGGATAGCTTTATTCAAAGTAAGCTTAAAAATCCCGCTTGGACACCGACATCAAAAACACGTGCCGAATATTTACAAAAATACAAAATGATACTGCCGGCAATTGTACAGGCTGGTAAATATAACCCGTTAGGTGATTTTGCGTTAAGGTTGGCTCATGGCCACAGTAATTATCTCATTCATGGTACAAATCAAGCGTTTGGGATCGGTATGCGTATTAGTGCGGGATGTATTCGGATGAATCCGGTTGATATCGAGTGGTTATATAACAATGTTAATATTAATGAGCCTGTTAAAATTATCAACAAGCCGATAAAGTCCACATTAGAACCCGACGGAAAACGTTACTTGGAGGTACATTCGCCTTTGTCTTCTAACATGTTAGACGATAGTGATAGTAAGAAAGACATATTGAAGATACTTGAAATTGATAATAGTGTAGATAAAATGACTATAGATAAAGCCATATTACTCCATCATGGATTACCCATTAATATTAATATTTAA
- a CDS encoding oxidative stress defense protein has product MNKHLLATVLATSSFISPSLMAADVSFPHLETTGMGEIVTPPDMALFSVQVSELGKTAKDAKHAVDSAIAAFNQRLENEGVARIDIESSNISLRPEYLYKKDNKPELIGYRANRHVTVTVRELDKLNQFLDGALGDGINSINSIELKVSNESNYLEQARKAAIMDAKQKAQSLANGFDEEIDGVWKISYRPSQSRPVMMRAMAMDSGVNIESSYQDTQIVIRDQVDVVFRLKD; this is encoded by the coding sequence ATGAACAAACATTTACTTGCGACAGTTCTCGCTACTAGCTCTTTTATTTCTCCAAGTTTGATGGCTGCAGATGTCAGTTTCCCTCATTTAGAAACAACCGGTATGGGGGAAATTGTGACTCCGCCAGATATGGCGTTATTTAGCGTACAAGTTTCTGAATTAGGCAAGACAGCAAAAGATGCTAAGCATGCTGTTGATAGCGCAATAGCAGCATTTAACCAGCGCTTAGAAAATGAAGGGGTCGCTAGAATTGATATTGAAAGTTCGAATATATCTCTGCGTCCAGAATACCTTTATAAAAAAGATAACAAACCAGAGTTAATTGGTTATCGTGCAAATAGACATGTCACCGTCACTGTGCGTGAGCTAGATAAATTAAATCAATTTTTAGATGGTGCGCTTGGTGATGGTATTAACAGTATCAATAGTATTGAATTGAAAGTAAGTAATGAGAGTAATTATCTCGAGCAAGCACGCAAAGCTGCGATCATGGATGCGAAACAAAAGGCACAATCTCTTGCTAATGGCTTTGATGAGGAAATTGATGGGGTGTGGAAGATTTCATATCGTCCATCTCAATCACGGCCTGTGATGATGAGAGCGATGGCTATGGATAGTGGTGTGAATATTGAGTCATCATACCAAGATACACAAATCGTTATTCGTGATCAGGTCGATGTGGTATTCCGTCTTAAAGATTAA
- a CDS encoding polysaccharide lyase produces MKKLLLCIFTGTFLVACGGSSSNDDNTQTVPVPVPLPVPDPIPDPDPTPDPGPTDPSQIHDVVPNVDYNNAQGIIDSIDFENQQNGEYTSSMFNSDFNNEWGSVTGRANIITMNGSNKLAVTHPKDTYKEGISAGKELNEYNELYFSYQINFGKDYDFSMGGKIPGLAGLNPNVDKKPDGCSTVGEDEGFSLRSMFRENGRAIGYFYHQDKTKTCGDEIDYQHEGKNFSFKREKTYLIEQYVKMNDAHQANGIVTIHVNGFKVLERKNMTFSESGIHAINYQFTQLWHGGNDDKWAVDRDSTAYLDHFTLSSKPLSFSK; encoded by the coding sequence TTGAAAAAATTATTACTTTGCATATTTACTGGTACATTTTTAGTTGCATGCGGTGGATCTTCATCAAATGATGACAACACTCAAACAGTTCCAGTTCCGGTTCCATTGCCAGTTCCAGACCCAATACCAGATCCTGATCCGACACCAGATCCAGGTCCAACTGATCCAAGTCAGATTCATGACGTCGTACCAAATGTTGATTATAACAATGCGCAGGGTATCATTGATAGCATCGATTTTGAGAATCAGCAGAATGGTGAATATACATCATCAATGTTTAATTCAGACTTTAACAATGAATGGGGAAGCGTAACTGGTAGAGCAAATATCATTACGATGAATGGTTCTAATAAGTTAGCGGTAACGCATCCAAAGGATACCTACAAAGAAGGGATATCTGCAGGTAAAGAGTTAAATGAGTATAACGAATTGTATTTCTCATATCAGATAAATTTTGGTAAAGACTATGACTTTTCGATGGGCGGTAAAATACCAGGGCTTGCAGGGTTAAACCCGAATGTTGATAAAAAACCCGATGGTTGTTCAACGGTAGGCGAAGACGAAGGTTTTAGTTTACGTTCAATGTTCCGTGAAAATGGTCGCGCCATTGGTTACTTCTATCATCAGGATAAGACTAAAACATGTGGTGATGAAATTGATTATCAACACGAAGGTAAAAACTTTTCATTCAAACGTGAAAAGACTTATCTTATCGAACAATATGTGAAAATGAATGACGCTCACCAGGCCAATGGCATTGTAACTATCCACGTGAATGGTTTTAAGGTACTTGAGCGTAAGAACATGACGTTTTCTGAAAGCGGTATACATGCAATTAATTACCAATTTACCCAGCTATGGCATGGCGGTAACGATGATAAATGGGCTGTAGATCGTGATTCAACAGCTTACTTAGATCATTTTACGCTAAGTTCAAAACCACTTAGTTTTTCTAAATAA
- a CDS encoding S1 family peptidase translates to MLTKVITISTILSLTLSANANEDITPYVVGGVDSKTLELPWQVYIEIDKNGSRYACGGTLITDTWVVTAAHCLNENDLRDSFTAVKASQVTVYSGGIDRSNSGNQSSNSLSKLIVHPGYSEVTNTDDIALLQLSAPAASPAQAIKLMDNGLQIDADIEFKAGIGNNLVLSGWGRTSTDGQQSTDILQKSAVTGISDDSCAITWRWAGREANYICANAFNRGSCNGDSGGPLIWQDKNAISDRDLGYRLAGVVSFGHADQCAKNNTPDVYTEVSTYRKWLVDTIELSDSYQAPDPLFTQDIFEVSSEPMEEKSGGGLGYSLLLLLTGLWLYRRS, encoded by the coding sequence ATGCTAACTAAAGTGATAACAATTTCGACAATACTATCACTCACATTAAGCGCTAATGCGAACGAGGACATTACACCTTACGTTGTGGGTGGTGTAGATAGTAAAACATTAGAATTACCTTGGCAGGTATATATCGAAATTGATAAAAATGGATCTCGATATGCGTGCGGGGGAACATTAATCACAGATACTTGGGTTGTTACCGCTGCTCACTGCTTAAATGAGAATGATCTTCGAGATTCATTTACGGCCGTTAAAGCAAGTCAAGTAACCGTATATTCTGGTGGTATCGATAGGTCAAACAGCGGAAATCAATCTTCTAATTCACTGTCCAAGCTCATTGTTCATCCAGGTTATAGCGAAGTAACAAACACCGATGATATTGCATTATTACAATTATCTGCACCTGCTGCATCGCCTGCACAGGCGATAAAATTAATGGATAACGGCTTACAGATCGATGCCGATATTGAATTCAAAGCCGGTATTGGTAATAACTTGGTCTTATCTGGTTGGGGGCGCACGTCAACAGATGGTCAGCAAAGTACAGATATACTTCAAAAATCTGCAGTTACCGGTATTTCAGATGATAGTTGTGCAATCACTTGGAGATGGGCTGGGCGGGAGGCTAATTATATTTGTGCCAATGCCTTTAATCGCGGATCTTGTAATGGTGATTCCGGTGGTCCACTTATATGGCAAGATAAAAATGCCATTAGTGATCGTGACCTTGGTTATCGATTAGCTGGAGTCGTCAGCTTTGGGCATGCGGATCAATGTGCAAAAAATAATACACCTGACGTTTATACTGAAGTGAGTACTTATCGTAAGTGGTTAGTTGATACAATTGAATTGAGTGACTCTTATCAAGCGCCAGATCCTTTATTTACACAGGATATTTTTGAGGTTTCAAGTGAGCCGATGGAAGAGAAAAGCGGAGGGGGTCTAGGCTATTCACTGTTACTTTTATTGACTGGGTTATGGTTGTACCGCCGATCTTAA
- a CDS encoding putative bifunctional diguanylate cyclase/phosphodiesterase has protein sequence MQIEDSFLPILITQHGQIKSCNHVFSTLLGLTSYDVINLKASGLLHLKIDDEYCDINTLFDCSKDILEDEVHRGELVDCNYYHIKVEFYCKKIENNTFKLSFRVTENKAIDPISGLPNGWAMSARATHLFNTQNTHSLTLRMLVVSVDNFSTINFRYGFDTGDEYLAVFGKHLQSKLQHEGLVVRFSNARFGILIENRGDLSPQDFIDHITTICQNLCQWSLAPLCLTHNLMVNKSISIGISAEHSEYDNYFAMEIAAETAMRESERHSNSYYYFAKTTIKPDLMMNKLIIDEFPVAIENSRIKIHYQPQYELTDNKLVGFEALSRWIHPDLGYIAPDVFVRIAEDIGLHFEFDLWVFTQVCKQIVQWREIDVNSPRIAINISFKTLEMTSFVTRLQAIINNTGCPKNLLEIEVTETASITNMLTLIDNVRAVKALGLHIAIDDFGTGYSSLSLVRTLRSSLDTLKIDRSLIADICDSKLDREFARKVIGLGEVLEVKVLAEGVETSAQRDLLQALGCDYAQGYYFDKALSDIDAKNLIINQNFD, from the coding sequence ATGCAGATTGAAGATTCATTTTTACCAATTCTAATCACCCAGCACGGTCAAATTAAGTCTTGTAACCACGTCTTTTCAACATTGCTGGGGCTGACTTCTTATGACGTTATTAATCTTAAAGCGAGTGGTTTATTACACTTAAAGATTGATGATGAATATTGTGATATTAATACGCTATTTGATTGTTCGAAAGATATTCTTGAAGATGAGGTTCACAGAGGTGAACTTGTAGACTGTAATTATTATCATATAAAAGTTGAATTTTATTGTAAAAAAATTGAAAATAATACGTTTAAGTTGTCCTTTAGAGTAACTGAAAATAAAGCCATTGATCCCATTTCTGGGCTACCAAATGGATGGGCGATGAGTGCTAGAGCAACGCATTTATTTAATACGCAGAATACTCATTCCCTCACACTTCGGATGTTAGTCGTCAGTGTCGATAATTTTTCTACTATCAATTTCCGCTATGGCTTTGATACTGGGGATGAATATCTTGCCGTTTTTGGCAAACACCTGCAATCGAAATTACAACATGAAGGCTTAGTTGTTCGTTTTTCAAATGCTCGCTTTGGTATTTTAATCGAAAACAGAGGTGATCTATCACCGCAGGACTTTATTGATCATATTACAACTATTTGTCAAAACCTATGCCAATGGTCATTAGCACCATTATGCTTAACTCATAATCTTATGGTGAATAAATCAATTAGTATTGGGATCAGCGCTGAGCATAGCGAATATGATAATTATTTCGCGATGGAAATTGCTGCCGAGACTGCAATGAGAGAATCAGAGCGACACAGTAATTCATATTATTATTTTGCCAAAACAACGATTAAACCTGATTTGATGATGAATAAGTTGATTATTGATGAGTTTCCAGTGGCTATTGAAAATTCACGGATCAAGATTCATTATCAACCACAGTATGAGCTTACAGACAATAAATTGGTCGGTTTTGAGGCTCTGTCTCGTTGGATTCACCCAGATTTAGGCTACATAGCACCTGACGTTTTTGTTCGTATTGCCGAAGATATAGGGCTGCATTTCGAGTTTGATTTATGGGTCTTTACGCAAGTTTGTAAACAGATTGTTCAATGGCGAGAAATAGATGTTAATAGCCCAAGGATAGCGATTAATATATCCTTCAAAACGTTAGAAATGACCAGCTTTGTTACTCGCTTACAAGCTATTATTAACAACACTGGTTGCCCTAAAAATTTACTTGAAATCGAGGTAACTGAAACGGCGTCAATCACTAATATGCTAACATTGATCGATAATGTTAGGGCGGTTAAAGCTCTTGGATTACATATTGCCATTGATGATTTTGGTACTGGCTACTCATCATTAAGTTTGGTAAGAACACTTCGATCATCTCTTGATACTTTAAAAATAGACCGTTCATTAATTGCCGACATATGTGATTCAAAGTTAGATCGAGAATTTGCTCGTAAAGTGATTGGGCTAGGGGAAGTGTTAGAAGTTAAAGTACTTGCTGAAGGTGTTGAGACATCAGCGCAGCGTGATCTTTTACAAGCACTTGGTTGTGATTATGCACAAGGTTATTATTTCGACAAAGCGCTTAGCGATATAGACGCTAAAAATTTAATCATTAACCAAAACTTCGATTAA
- a CDS encoding Tim44 domain-containing protein, with translation MKNILTVLMMVFAFSLAAPEVHAKKFGGGKSFGKSYKTAPQKQTPAAATPAKQGVSKKGMLGGMLGGLLVGGLIASMFGGAFEGFQFMDMIIMAGVAFLLFRLFKGMMQAKAASQQGGPQPASGPAFKQEAPADATFNSASQGGFAGSSNDVPFNLPADFDLTNFLTGARGHYKTLQTAWNDNDLETIQEYVSIELYNELRVQRKELDGKQHTEVMFLDAELVRAESTVSLSQVSVKFSGRYRDSHEDVEADINEIWHLERNLAQTNAPWLITGIEQ, from the coding sequence ATGAAAAATATTTTAACTGTTCTAATGATGGTATTCGCTTTCTCATTAGCGGCACCAGAAGTTCACGCGAAAAAATTCGGTGGTGGTAAGTCTTTTGGTAAAAGTTACAAAACGGCACCACAAAAACAAACGCCAGCGGCAGCGACACCTGCTAAGCAAGGAGTAAGCAAGAAAGGCATGCTTGGCGGTATGCTAGGTGGTTTGCTTGTTGGTGGTTTGATTGCGTCTATGTTCGGGGGCGCTTTTGAAGGTTTCCAATTCATGGACATGATAATCATGGCTGGTGTTGCTTTCTTACTATTCCGCTTATTTAAAGGCATGATGCAAGCTAAAGCAGCATCGCAGCAAGGCGGTCCACAACCTGCATCAGGTCCAGCTTTTAAACAAGAAGCACCAGCTGACGCGACGTTTAATTCTGCTAGTCAAGGTGGCTTTGCTGGTTCAAGTAACGATGTACCATTTAATCTACCTGCTGACTTTGATTTAACTAACTTCTTAACTGGCGCTCGTGGTCACTACAAGACGTTACAAACAGCTTGGAATGACAACGATTTAGAAACAATCCAGGAATACGTGTCTATTGAACTATATAATGAACTCCGTGTTCAACGTAAAGAGCTTGATGGCAAACAGCACACAGAAGTGATGTTTCTTGACGCCGAGCTAGTACGTGCAGAATCAACAGTATCACTTTCACAAGTGAGTGTTAAGTTTAGCGGCCGCTACCGTGATAGCCATGAAGATGTAGAAGCTGACATAAACGAAATTTGGCATTTAGAACGTAATCTAGCGCAAACAAACGCACCATGGTTAATTACAGGTATCGAACAATAA